From Citricoccus sp. SGAir0253, a single genomic window includes:
- the cmk gene encoding (d)CMP kinase: protein MTEHNGTPARRLVVAVDGPSGSGKSSVSREVARRLDAAYLDTGAMYRAVAWHCREAGVLGDPEAVVAAVQDLDLALSVDPDLDRVVVGTQDVTEAIREPGISAVVSVVATNRAVRELLVARQRETIESHRRIVAEGRDITTVVAPDADARILLTASPEARLARRGAQLGGGVDRRDLADQVVARDARDSAVVDFMTPAPGVGLVDSTELGVEETVRAVLAEIATQSGQDVPGAPGRSPADPDGAAVTDTAAPTIPGGNRP from the coding sequence GTGACCGAGCACAACGGAACCCCCGCACGCCGCCTCGTGGTGGCGGTGGACGGGCCCTCGGGGTCCGGCAAGTCCTCCGTGTCCCGCGAGGTGGCCCGCCGGCTGGACGCCGCCTACCTCGACACCGGGGCCATGTACCGCGCCGTGGCCTGGCACTGCCGCGAGGCGGGGGTCCTCGGGGACCCCGAGGCCGTCGTGGCCGCCGTCCAGGACCTCGACCTGGCGCTGTCCGTGGACCCGGACCTGGACCGCGTGGTCGTGGGCACCCAGGACGTCACCGAGGCCATCCGCGAGCCCGGCATCTCCGCCGTGGTGTCCGTGGTGGCCACCAACCGCGCCGTGCGCGAGCTGCTGGTGGCCCGCCAGCGGGAGACGATCGAGTCCCATCGGCGCATCGTCGCCGAGGGCCGGGACATCACCACCGTGGTGGCCCCGGACGCCGACGCCCGGATCCTGCTGACCGCCTCGCCCGAGGCCCGGCTGGCCCGCCGCGGCGCCCAGCTCGGCGGCGGGGTGGACCGCCGCGACCTCGCCGACCAGGTGGTGGCCCGGGACGCCCGGGACTCCGCCGTGGTGGACTTCATGACGCCCGCCCCCGGCGTGGGCCTGGTGGACTCCACGGAGCTCGGCGTGGAGGAGACCGTCCGGGCCGTGCTCGCCGAGATCGCCACCCAGTCCGGGCAGGACGTCCCGGGCGCGCCGGGCCGGTCCCCGGCCGACCCCGACGGCGCCGCCGTCACCGACACCGCAGCACCGACCATCCCGGGAGGGAACCGCCCATGA
- the der gene encoding ribosome biogenesis GTPase Der has translation MSTENTAGHGLQEADGAEYVPAREDDIAERLAALSDEEARQRAEALRAGLEDYELDEEDAALLDRWEEGGPEAEDEPVPPVLAVVGRPNVGKSTLVNRIIGRREAVVEDVPGVTRDRVSYEAEWNGTVFTVVDTGGWEHDAKGIHQRVAEQAELAVDVADAVLFVVDATVGATSTDEAVVRLLRRKGKPVILVANKVDDITQEADAAALWGLGLGQPYPVSAVHGRGTGDLLDAAVELLPEESAHGGLIPRGGPRRVALLGRPNVGKSSLLNKLAGSDRVVVDDTAGTTRDPVDELIELGGRLWRFVDTAGIRRRQHMAHGADYYASLRTQSALDKAEVAVVLLEASEVLSEQDVRILQTVLDSGRALVLAFNKWDLMDEDRRYYLEREIDKDLAHVAWAPRVNLSAKTGWHKDRLVPALDTALESWDRRIPTGKLNAFLGELVAAHPHPVRGGKQPRILFATQPSTRPPRIVLFTTGFLEPGYRRFIIRRLRETFGFEGTPIELGMRVREKRSRKR, from the coding sequence ATGAGCACCGAGAACACCGCCGGCCACGGCCTGCAGGAGGCGGACGGCGCGGAGTACGTGCCCGCCCGCGAGGACGACATCGCCGAGCGCCTCGCCGCGCTGTCGGACGAGGAGGCCCGCCAGAGGGCCGAGGCGCTGCGCGCCGGGCTGGAGGACTACGAGCTCGACGAGGAGGACGCCGCGCTGCTGGACCGCTGGGAGGAGGGCGGTCCCGAGGCCGAGGACGAGCCCGTCCCCCCGGTGCTGGCCGTCGTCGGACGCCCCAACGTGGGCAAGTCCACGCTCGTCAACCGCATCATCGGCCGCCGCGAGGCCGTCGTCGAGGACGTCCCGGGGGTCACCCGGGACCGCGTGAGCTACGAGGCCGAGTGGAACGGCACGGTGTTCACCGTGGTGGACACGGGCGGCTGGGAGCACGATGCCAAGGGCATCCACCAGCGCGTGGCCGAGCAGGCAGAGCTGGCCGTGGACGTGGCCGACGCCGTGCTGTTCGTGGTGGACGCCACCGTGGGCGCCACCTCCACCGACGAGGCCGTGGTCCGGTTGCTGCGCCGCAAGGGCAAGCCCGTGATCCTCGTGGCCAACAAGGTGGACGACATCACCCAGGAGGCGGACGCCGCCGCCCTGTGGGGCCTCGGACTGGGCCAGCCCTACCCCGTCTCGGCCGTCCACGGCCGCGGCACCGGAGACCTGCTGGACGCCGCCGTCGAGCTGCTGCCGGAGGAGTCGGCGCACGGCGGGCTCATCCCGCGGGGCGGCCCGCGGCGCGTGGCCCTGCTGGGCCGGCCCAACGTGGGCAAGTCCTCGCTGCTGAACAAGCTGGCCGGCTCCGACCGCGTGGTGGTGGACGACACCGCCGGCACCACGCGCGACCCGGTGGACGAGCTGATCGAGCTCGGCGGGCGCCTGTGGCGCTTCGTGGACACCGCCGGCATCCGCCGCCGCCAGCACATGGCCCACGGGGCGGACTACTACGCCTCGCTGCGCACCCAGTCGGCGCTGGACAAGGCCGAGGTGGCCGTGGTGCTGCTGGAGGCCTCCGAGGTGCTCTCGGAGCAGGACGTGCGCATCCTGCAGACCGTCCTGGACTCCGGCCGGGCCCTCGTGCTGGCCTTCAACAAGTGGGACCTCATGGACGAGGACCGCCGCTACTACCTGGAGCGGGAGATCGACAAGGACCTGGCGCACGTGGCGTGGGCCCCGCGCGTGAACCTCTCGGCGAAGACCGGCTGGCACAAGGACCGCCTGGTGCCGGCCCTGGACACCGCCCTGGAGTCCTGGGACCGCCGCATCCCCACCGGCAAGCTCAACGCCTTCCTCGGCGAGCTCGTCGCGGCCCACCCGCACCCGGTGCGCGGCGGCAAGCAGCCGCGGATCCTGTTCGCCACCCAGCCCTCCACGCGGCCCCCGCGCATCGTGCTGTTCACCACGGGGTTCCTGGAGCCGGGCTACCGCCGGTTCATCATCCGCCGCCTCCGGGAGACCTTCGGCTTCGAGGGCACGCCGATCGAACTCGGCATGCGCGTGCGGGAGAAGCGGAGCCGCAAGCGGTGA